TTGAGCACCTGGTCGGGGAAGTGGTCGCGCACATCCTGGGCAACCTGGTTTGCCAGGTTGGTGCGGCCGTCGTACATCGTGAGCAGGATCGTGGACACCGACAGTTGCGGGTTGAGGTGCCGTTCGATCAGTTCGATGTTCTTGAGCAGCTGGCTCAGGCCCTCCAGTGCGTAGTACTCGCACTGGATCGGGATGAGCACCTCATGCGCGGCCACGAACGCGTTGATCGTAAGCAGTCCGAGCGAAGGTGGGCAGTCGATGAATACATAGTGGAACGGCTCCTCTGCCTCGCTGAGGAACTTGTCCAGCGCGGTGCGAAGCCGCTGCTCGCGCGCCACCAGGGAGACCAGTTCGATCTCGGCGCCGGCGAGGTGGATGGTGGCCGGAACGCAGAAGAGGTTCTCTGATTCCGGGCTGGGCTTGATGACTTCAGCCATCTCGACATCGCCGACCAGCACGTCATAGACACTCACGACGTCGGAACGGTGGTCGACACCGAGCGCGGTGGAGGCGTTGCCCTGCGGATCCAGGTCGATCACGAGCACACGGGCGCCCGCACGGGCAAGCGCAGCGGCAAGGTTGACGGTGCTCGTCGTCTTACCGACGCCGCCCTTCTGGTTTGCCACGGTAAGGACGCGGGTAACGGCAGGGACCGGCAGGGGAGTGGAGGCGAGCTGGGTGCGACGACGGGTGATTTCGGCGATTTCCCGGGCGAGCGGGGTGGTTTCGTCGTACGCGCTGGTCACCAGGTGCTTCTCCGTTCGGAATGTTTCACGTGAAACCATCCCGGTCCCACGGTGCCGATGTTTCACGTGAAACATCGCGCCTGTTCACTTGTGGCCGACGTGACGGCGGCCTGGAAACGAGTCCCGGGCGGTCTAGTCCACTGTAGCCCGAAAGACTCGCGTGACCTCCGGGACAAGCCCTTCGCCCAACACAAGAACTTCCGAATCGCGCAGACGGGCCTTGCGCATCACCTTGGTAGCGGCCTCGACCTCTTCCGTGACCTTGGCGCCCTTCATGAAAACCATCTGCCCGCCGCGGCGCAGCAGCGGAGCGGTGATCGGGATCAACTTGGAGAGCGCACTCACGGCGCGGGCCGTCACCTGATCCAACGGCGTCTCTAGCTTCGCCTCCTCGGCGCGGGCCCGCAGGACGGTGACGTTAGTCAGGTTGAGGGCGGATGCCTCGGAGCGCAACCAGTCCACGCGGCGCTCCATCGGTTCAATGAGCACCATCGAGACATCCGGGCGGGCGATGGCGAGCACCAGCCCAGGCAATCCGGCGCCGCTACCGATATCTCCGACGACCGCGCCCTCCCAGAGCAGGGGAGCGACCAGTCCGGAGTTCAGGATGTGTCGGGT
The Diaminobutyricimonas sp. LJ205 genome window above contains:
- a CDS encoding ParA family protein; translation: MVSRETFRTEKHLVTSAYDETTPLAREIAEITRRRTQLASTPLPVPAVTRVLTVANQKGGVGKTTSTVNLAAALARAGARVLVIDLDPQGNASTALGVDHRSDVVSVYDVLVGDVEMAEVIKPSPESENLFCVPATIHLAGAEIELVSLVAREQRLRTALDKFLSEAEEPFHYVFIDCPPSLGLLTINAFVAAHEVLIPIQCEYYALEGLSQLLKNIELIERHLNPQLSVSTILLTMYDGRTNLANQVAQDVRDHFPDQVLNTLIPRSVRISEAPSYGQSVISYDTNSAGSLSYLEAAAEIARRGAPQ
- the rsmG gene encoding 16S rRNA (guanine(527)-N(7))-methyltransferase RsmG, whose amino-acid sequence is MPELETEPASAQAIFGDRIELARAFTADLARRGEELGLIGPLEPPRLWTRHILNSGLVAPLLWEGAVVGDIGSGAGLPGLVLAIARPDVSMVLIEPMERRVDWLRSEASALNLTNVTVLRARAEEAKLETPLDQVTARAVSALSKLIPITAPLLRRGGQMVFMKGAKVTEEVEAATKVMRKARLRDSEVLVLGEGLVPEVTRVFRATVD